The Vibrio aphrogenes genomic interval GAATGGAGCGAATCGAACGCATGGAATGTTTTGATATTAGCCATACCATGGGCGAAAGTACGATAGCCTCTTGTGTAGTGTTTAATCGTGAAGGCCCGGTTAAGCAAGAATATCGTCGCTATAATATTCAAGGCATTACAGGCGGTGATGATTATGCGGCGATGGCGCAAGTATTAGAGCGTCGCTACTCTAAGCAGCTTTATACCGATGATCATTATGCGGAAAAAATTCCAGATGTGATTTTTATTGATGGTGGTAAAGGACAACTGAATCGAGCTTATGAGATCATTCAAAAATACTGGCAAGATTGGCCTAAAAAACCAGAGTTGATTGGTATTGCTAAAGGTGTGACTCGTAAACATGGCTTGGAAACGCTCATTAAAGTCACTGGTGAAGAGTTTTCTATGCCGAGTGATGCTCCGGCGTTACACCTCATTCAGCATATTCGAGATGAAAGTCATAATCATGCGATCAGTGGTCATCGAGCTAAAAGAGCTAAAACTCGACGCACCAGCACATTAGAAGGGATTGAAGGGGTTGGTCCAAAAAGACGACAAGCCTTGTTAAAATATATGGGTGGTATTCAGGAATTGAAGCGAGCCACTGTAGAAGAAATAGCCAAAGTTCCTGGGATCAGTAAATCTTTGGCAGAAATCATTCATGAAGCATTGAAACCATAGCCGTTTTAACGCAACATTAAGCCGCACTCTCCAAGAGACGTAATTATGCGATTTACTATACCTAATATTTTAACTTTACTTCGACTTGCGTTAATTCCGGTTTTCGTAGTTATTTTCTATTTACCTTATACTTGGGCTCCTTTTGCTGCGGCAATGGTGTTTTGGGTTGCAGGTTTTACCGATTGGCTTGATGGCGTACTTGCTCGAAAACTGGGTCAAACCAGCCGCTTTGGGGCATTTTTAGACCCTGTTGCTGACAAAGTGATGGTGGCGGTGTCATTGATTTTAATTACCGAGCATTACCATACACTGTGGATCACGATTCCAGCTGCAACTATGATTGCCCGAGAAATTATTATTTCTGCTTTGCGAGAGTGGATGGCAGAGATAGGCAAACGCGCAAGTGTAGCGGTCTCTTGGATTGGAAAGTGGAAAACCCTCTCACAAATGTTTGCTTTGTGGGTACTGATTTGGCGCTATGATGATTGGATGATTTGGTTAGGCTATATTGCACTTTATATTGCAACGGCACTAACGTATTGGTCTATGTATCAATATCTAAAAGCAGCCAAGGGGGATTTATTGGCCGGTCAAGATCAATAAACCCATTGAGTTATTGAATTATTGAAGAAAGCCTCGCATAT includes:
- the pgsA gene encoding CDP-diacylglycerol--glycerol-3-phosphate 3-phosphatidyltransferase, whose amino-acid sequence is MRFTIPNILTLLRLALIPVFVVIFYLPYTWAPFAAAMVFWVAGFTDWLDGVLARKLGQTSRFGAFLDPVADKVMVAVSLILITEHYHTLWITIPAATMIAREIIISALREWMAEIGKRASVAVSWIGKWKTLSQMFALWVLIWRYDDWMIWLGYIALYIATALTYWSMYQYLKAAKGDLLAGQDQ